A genomic region of Bradyrhizobium sp. ORS 278 contains the following coding sequences:
- a CDS encoding efflux RND transporter permease subunit — MKSFNLSDWALEHRSLVWYFMIAFMAAGLFSYLHLGREEDPSFTIKTMLIQAKWPGASAEEMTRQVTERIEKKLEELPALDYTKSLTVPGQTTVFVNLLATTKARDVVPTWLQVRNLINDIKGDFPSGVVGPGFNDRFGDVFGNIYAFTSDGLSQRQLRDRVEEVRAKVLTVPNVGRVDIVGAQNEVIYLEFSPRKVAALGIDQRTILNALQAQNAVSPSGVLQAGPERIAVRVSGQFTSEESLKQINLRINDRFFPLTDVATITRGYEDPPTSLFRFNGQPAIGLAIGMKAGANLLDFGEALKEEMTKVIADLPVGVGVHLVSDQPKIVEEAVGGFTKALYEAVIIVLAISFVSLGVRAGLVVAISIPLVLAITFLFMAYTGISLQRISLGALIIALGLLVDDAMIAVEMMVARLEVGDSLRKAATYVYTSTAFPMLTGTLVTVAGFIPIGLNNSAAGEFTFTLFVVIAVSLVVSWIVAVLFTPLLGVTILPASLPSHHAEGGRLTRMFRVMLNACMRYRWTTIIVTVLVFGLSVFGMRFVQQQFFPSSDRNELVIDFNLPQNSSIAETNAQMAKFEQEALKGDPDIDHWSTYVGTGAQRFVLSFDVQPADVSFGQVIIVTKSLEARDRARAKLQAYLTKTFPGTDAYVHLLDIGPPVGRPVQYRVSGPDVAKVREIAQEYAGVMRGNSHLGAVIFDWMEPSRVVKVDVLQDKARQLGVTSSDIANALNGVLDGTSITQVRDDIYLIDVRGRAQAKERQSLETLRDLQLSGSNGQSIPLAALATLRYQIEQPEIWRRSRLPTLTLKASVIDQVQPNTVVDQLKPALAAFNAKLPAGYKVVTGGSVEESAKSQAPIIAVVPIMLFTMATILMLQLQSFQRLFLVFAVAPLALIGVVAALLPSGAPLGFVAILGVLALIGILIRNSVILIVQIEHLRDEGRPPWEAVMEATEHRMRPIMLTAAAASLALIPIAREVFWGPMAYAMMGGIIVGTVLTLLFLPALYVAWFRIKTPEKTAAQEAKPHNA, encoded by the coding sequence GTGAAGTCCTTCAATCTCTCCGACTGGGCGCTCGAGCACCGCTCGCTGGTCTGGTACTTCATGATCGCCTTCATGGCGGCGGGCCTGTTCTCCTACCTCCATCTGGGACGCGAGGAGGATCCGTCGTTCACCATCAAGACGATGCTGATCCAGGCCAAATGGCCGGGCGCATCCGCCGAAGAGATGACGCGGCAGGTCACCGAGCGCATCGAGAAGAAGCTCGAGGAGCTGCCGGCGCTCGACTACACCAAGAGCCTGACCGTGCCCGGCCAGACCACCGTGTTCGTCAATCTCCTGGCGACCACGAAAGCCCGCGACGTGGTGCCGACCTGGCTGCAGGTGCGTAACCTTATCAACGACATCAAGGGCGACTTCCCCTCCGGCGTCGTCGGCCCCGGCTTCAACGACCGCTTCGGCGACGTATTCGGCAACATCTATGCCTTCACCAGCGACGGATTGAGCCAGCGCCAGCTGCGCGACCGCGTCGAGGAGGTCCGCGCCAAGGTGCTGACGGTGCCGAATGTCGGCCGCGTCGACATCGTCGGCGCGCAGAACGAGGTGATCTATCTCGAATTCTCGCCGCGCAAGGTCGCCGCCCTCGGCATCGACCAGCGCACCATCCTCAACGCCTTGCAGGCGCAGAACGCGGTGTCACCCTCCGGCGTGCTGCAGGCGGGACCGGAGCGGATCGCGGTGCGCGTCTCCGGGCAATTCACCTCGGAAGAGAGCCTGAAGCAGATCAACCTGCGCATCAACGACCGCTTCTTCCCGCTCACCGACGTCGCCACCATCACCCGCGGCTATGAGGATCCGCCGACATCGCTGTTCCGCTTCAACGGCCAGCCCGCGATCGGGCTCGCCATCGGCATGAAGGCTGGCGCCAACCTGCTCGATTTCGGCGAGGCGCTGAAGGAGGAAATGACCAAGGTCATCGCCGACCTGCCCGTCGGCGTCGGCGTGCATCTGGTCTCGGACCAGCCCAAAATCGTCGAGGAAGCGGTCGGCGGCTTCACCAAGGCCTTGTATGAAGCCGTGATCATCGTGCTTGCGATTTCTTTCGTCAGCCTCGGCGTGCGCGCCGGTCTGGTCGTCGCGATCTCGATCCCGCTGGTGCTCGCCATCACCTTCCTGTTCATGGCCTATACCGGCATCTCGCTGCAGCGCATCTCGCTGGGCGCGCTGATCATCGCGCTCGGCCTGCTCGTCGACGACGCGATGATCGCGGTCGAGATGATGGTGGCGCGGCTGGAGGTGGGCGACAGCCTGCGCAAGGCGGCGACCTATGTCTACACCTCCACCGCGTTCCCGATGCTGACGGGTACGCTGGTCACTGTCGCCGGCTTCATTCCGATCGGCCTCAACAACAGCGCCGCGGGCGAGTTCACCTTCACGCTGTTCGTGGTGATCGCGGTGTCGCTGGTGGTGTCGTGGATCGTGGCGGTGCTGTTCACGCCGCTGCTCGGCGTCACCATCCTGCCCGCATCGCTGCCGTCCCATCACGCCGAAGGTGGTCGGCTGACGCGGATGTTCCGGGTCATGCTGAACGCCTGCATGCGGTATCGCTGGACCACGATCATCGTAACGGTCCTGGTTTTCGGGCTGTCGGTGTTCGGCATGCGCTTCGTGCAGCAGCAGTTCTTTCCCTCCTCCGACCGCAACGAGCTGGTGATCGACTTCAACCTGCCACAGAACTCCTCGATCGCCGAGACCAATGCGCAGATGGCGAAGTTCGAGCAGGAGGCGCTCAAGGGCGATCCCGATATCGACCATTGGTCGACCTATGTCGGCACCGGCGCGCAGCGCTTCGTGCTGTCCTTCGACGTGCAGCCGGCGGACGTGTCGTTCGGCCAGGTCATCATCGTGACCAAGAGCCTCGAGGCCCGCGACCGGGCCCGCGCCAAGCTGCAGGCCTATCTGACCAAGACCTTTCCGGGCACCGACGCCTATGTGCATCTGCTCGACATCGGTCCACCGGTCGGCCGTCCCGTGCAGTACCGCGTCAGCGGGCCCGATGTGGCCAAGGTGCGCGAGATCGCCCAGGAGTATGCCGGCGTGATGCGCGGCAACAGCCATCTCGGCGCTGTCATCTTCGACTGGATGGAGCCGTCGCGGGTCGTGAAGGTCGACGTCCTCCAGGACAAGGCGCGCCAGCTCGGCGTCACCTCCTCCGACATCGCCAATGCGCTGAATGGCGTGCTCGACGGCACCTCCATCACCCAGGTGCGCGACGACATCTATCTGATCGACGTCCGCGGCCGCGCACAGGCCAAGGAGCGGCAATCGCTGGAGACCCTGCGCGATCTGCAGCTCTCGGGCTCCAACGGCCAGTCGATCCCGCTCGCCGCGCTCGCGACCCTGCGCTACCAGATCGAGCAGCCGGAGATCTGGCGCCGCTCGCGGCTGCCGACGCTGACCCTGAAGGCCAGCGTGATCGACCAGGTGCAGCCGAACACGGTGGTCGATCAGCTCAAGCCGGCGCTGGCCGCGTTCAACGCCAAGCTTCCGGCCGGCTACAAGGTCGTCACCGGCGGCAGCGTCGAGGAGAGCGCCAAGAGCCAGGCGCCGATCATCGCGGTCGTGCCGATCATGCTGTTCACGATGGCCACGATCCTGATGCTGCAGCTGCAGAGCTTCCAGCGGCTGTTCCTGGTGTTCGCGGTGGCGCCGCTGGCCTTGATCGGCGTCGTGGCGGCGCTGCTGCCGAGCGGCGCGCCGCTGGGCTTCGTCGCCATCCTCGGCGTGCTCGCGCTGATCGGCATCCTGATCCGCAACTCCGTCATCTTGATCGTGCAGATCGAGCATCTGCGCGACGAGGGCCGCCCGCCCTGGGAGGCCGTGATGGAGGCGACCGAGCACCGCATGCGGCCGATCATGCTGACGGCGGCGGCGGCCTCGCTCGCGTTGATCCCGATCGCGCGCGAGGTGTTCTGGGGCCCGATGGCTTATGCGATGATGGGCGGCATCATCGTCGGCACGGTGCTGACCCTGCTGTTCCTGCCGGCGCTGTATGTCGCCTGGTTCCGCATCAAGACGCCGGAGAAGACGGCGGCACAGGAGGCCAAGCCGCACAACGCGTGA
- a CDS encoding efflux RND transporter periplasmic adaptor subunit, protein MMTPMRCVVSLGALAVLAGCNEKAAAPEPVRPVLSLKVEPQAANGSAVTGTIEPRYKADLSFRVLGRLIARPVYVGDMIRQDQVVAAIDPAALEFAVRASAAEVSRSQAQLTNATGTEGRQRTLLETDATTKATLENAEQSRAAAQASVIKAQSNLAKAREQLGYAQLKADFAGIVTAVNAEVGQVVSPGQSVVTVARPDIREAVIDVGDDIAGGLQAGTSFTVRSQVDPSVSTTGTVREIAPRADATTRTRRIRITLDNPPDIMRLGTTVTAALNTEQKTIIKLPRSAILAENDKSFVWLVDAASKTVKRQQITIATNEDGGIRVTSGLEAGQRVVTAGVNSLKDGQAVRIDQETQP, encoded by the coding sequence GTGATGACGCCGATGCGTTGTGTTGTTTCGCTTGGTGCGCTCGCCGTGCTCGCCGGCTGCAACGAGAAGGCCGCGGCGCCGGAGCCGGTCCGGCCGGTGCTGTCGCTGAAGGTCGAGCCGCAAGCCGCCAACGGATCCGCGGTCACCGGCACCATCGAGCCGCGCTACAAGGCCGATCTCAGCTTTCGCGTGCTCGGCCGCCTGATCGCGCGCCCCGTCTATGTCGGCGACATGATCAGGCAGGATCAGGTGGTGGCGGCGATCGATCCCGCCGCGCTCGAATTCGCGGTGCGCGCCTCCGCGGCCGAAGTGTCGCGCAGCCAGGCGCAACTGACCAACGCAACCGGCACCGAAGGCCGCCAGCGCACTCTGCTGGAAACCGACGCCACGACAAAAGCGACATTGGAGAACGCCGAGCAGTCGCGCGCCGCCGCGCAGGCCTCGGTGATCAAGGCGCAGTCCAACCTCGCAAAGGCGCGCGAGCAGCTCGGCTATGCGCAGCTGAAGGCCGATTTCGCCGGCATCGTCACCGCCGTCAACGCCGAGGTCGGCCAGGTCGTGTCGCCCGGCCAGAGCGTGGTCACGGTGGCGCGGCCGGATATTCGCGAAGCCGTCATCGACGTCGGCGACGATATCGCAGGTGGCCTGCAGGCCGGTACGTCGTTCACGGTGCGGTCGCAAGTCGATCCGAGCGTAAGCACGACCGGCACGGTGCGCGAGATCGCGCCGCGCGCCGACGCGACGACGCGGACCCGCCGTATCCGCATCACGCTCGACAATCCGCCTGACATCATGCGTCTCGGGACCACCGTGACCGCCGCGCTCAACACCGAGCAGAAGACCATCATCAAGCTGCCGCGCTCGGCGATCCTCGCCGAGAACGACAAGAGCTTCGTCTGGCTCGTCGACGCCGCCAGCAAGACGGTCAAGCGACAGCAGATCACGATCGCGACCAACGAGGACGGTGGCATCCGCGTCACCAGCGGTCTCGAAGCCGGGCAGCGTGTCGTCACCGCCGGCGTGAACAGTCTGAAGGATGGCCAGGCCGTCCGCATCGATCAGGAAACTCAGCCGTGA
- a CDS encoding efflux RND transporter periplasmic adaptor subunit: MTSVLRSPPPPLPRRRRLAAAGCAAIGLLLAGCDQKAAVTAQPVRLVQTQIVKLSERRQSITLTGDVQARVLAELSFRVSGRVTERLVEVGAQVKAGQLLARIDPAEQQADLDSAQAAVAAAESQVKVATSNFNRQQTLITSGFTTRATFDQAQETLRTAEGSLESAKAQLGTAKDALTYTELRADADGTITARNIEVGQVAQAGQSVFTLAHDGNRDAVIDVYEAALSLKFDDSKVALALLSDPSVTAKGTVREVSPTIDAKSGTVRIKIAIENPSPEMTLGSAVSATGFIKPEQRIVLPWSALTAASKTPAVWLVNATDKTVSLKPIKIEDYETGTIVVSAGLEPGDRVVTDGGKLLSIGQQITFNEEKRS; the protein is encoded by the coding sequence ATGACCTCAGTTCTGCGATCCCCACCTCCTCCTCTTCCGCGCCGGCGTCGGCTGGCGGCGGCGGGCTGTGCCGCGATCGGGCTGCTGCTTGCGGGCTGCGACCAAAAGGCGGCCGTCACCGCGCAACCGGTTCGGCTGGTGCAGACCCAGATCGTCAAGCTGTCGGAGCGGCGGCAGTCGATCACGCTCACAGGCGACGTGCAGGCGCGCGTGCTGGCCGAGCTGTCGTTCCGGGTGAGCGGCCGGGTCACCGAGCGGCTTGTCGAGGTCGGTGCGCAGGTCAAGGCCGGCCAGTTGCTCGCCCGGATCGATCCCGCGGAGCAGCAGGCCGATCTCGACTCGGCACAGGCTGCGGTTGCTGCGGCGGAGTCGCAGGTCAAGGTAGCGACCTCCAACTTCAACCGGCAGCAGACCTTGATCACGAGCGGGTTCACGACCCGCGCGACCTTCGACCAGGCGCAGGAGACGCTGCGCACGGCGGAAGGCTCGCTGGAATCCGCGAAAGCACAACTCGGCACCGCGAAGGACGCGCTGACCTACACAGAGCTTCGCGCCGATGCCGACGGCACCATCACCGCGCGCAATATCGAGGTGGGCCAGGTCGCGCAAGCCGGGCAATCGGTGTTCACGCTCGCGCATGACGGCAACCGCGACGCCGTGATCGACGTCTACGAAGCGGCGCTGTCGCTCAAGTTCGACGACAGCAAGGTTGCGCTGGCGCTGCTGTCGGACCCCTCCGTGACCGCGAAGGGCACCGTGCGCGAGGTCTCGCCGACCATCGACGCAAAATCCGGCACCGTCCGCATCAAGATCGCGATCGAGAATCCATCGCCGGAGATGACCCTCGGCAGCGCCGTGTCGGCCACCGGCTTCATCAAGCCGGAGCAGCGCATCGTGCTGCCGTGGAGCGCGCTGACCGCGGCGAGCAAGACGCCGGCGGTCTGGCTCGTCAATGCCACCGACAAGACGGTGTCCCTGAAACCGATCAAGATCGAGGATTACGAGACCGGCACGATCGTCGTTTCGGCCGGGCTTGAACCTGGCGACCGCGTCGTGACCGACGGCGGCAAGCTCTTGAGCATCGGCCAGCAGATCACGTTCAACGAGGAGAAGCGGTCGTGA
- a CDS encoding TetR/AcrR family transcriptional regulator encodes MRRKDVTRSEAASARTSPRAPRQARGRERREQLLDAAAALIAESGLAAVSMHAAAERAGASIGSVYHFFRDKAQMLDALAERHDVELQPAFHRMRQRSDAEWVALSPSDVFEQLIGWALRYFVRHPDALATLDLHDQTTHAEFKAVIDRVMRARLGAELGAQAATTFDAVVLGTLLFTREQDPRSRDLVVSALPEMMAAYLTALEAKRPRR; translated from the coding sequence GTGCGACGGAAAGATGTGACCAGGTCGGAGGCGGCTTCGGCCCGCACGTCGCCGCGCGCGCCACGGCAAGCGCGCGGCCGTGAGCGTCGCGAGCAACTGCTCGACGCGGCGGCCGCGCTGATCGCCGAGTCGGGCCTCGCCGCCGTCAGCATGCACGCTGCGGCCGAGCGCGCCGGCGCATCGATCGGCTCGGTCTATCACTTCTTTCGCGACAAGGCGCAGATGCTCGATGCGCTGGCCGAGCGTCACGACGTTGAATTGCAGCCGGCCTTCCATCGCATGCGGCAGCGGAGCGATGCGGAATGGGTGGCGCTGTCGCCGTCAGACGTGTTCGAGCAGCTGATCGGCTGGGCGCTCCGCTACTTCGTCCGTCATCCCGATGCGCTGGCCACGCTCGATCTGCACGATCAGACCACGCATGCCGAGTTCAAGGCCGTGATCGACCGGGTGATGCGCGCGCGGCTCGGCGCGGAGCTCGGCGCGCAAGCCGCCACCACCTTCGACGCCGTCGTGCTCGGGACGCTGTTGTTCACGCGCGAGCAGGACCCGCGCAGCCGCGACCTGGTGGTTTCCGCGCTGCCTGAGATGATGGCGGCCTATCTGACGGCCCTCGAGGCGAAGCGGCCGCGGCGCTGA
- a CDS encoding urate hydroxylase PuuD — MWASIISEWLSLMFRWLHVIAAVAWIGSSFYFIALDLSLKPRDGLPKGVMGEAWQVHGGGFYHIVKYLVAPAQMPSELTWFKWEAYTTWLSGFVLMIVVYYLNADLFLVDKSILDLTPLQAGLFSFGSLALAWLLYEAACRGGLAKHELPFAIGGYVFLVALTFAFTHVLSGRGAFNQIGAIIGTIMVANVFTVIIPNQKKIVAALLANEAPDPKLGKAGKERSVHNNYLTLPVVVLMISNHYPLLFGTRYNWAIVAIVLALGPVIRHFFNERHKGNPSPWWVWGVAGAGMIAILLLSAAGPRDAKTAAGGAPPSFAQVEEIVTSRCSMCHAAEPVWDGIVTAPKGVLLDNAEHIQRNARLIARNAAWSSAMPPGNITEITADERAVLAAWAGGQ; from the coding sequence ATGTGGGCTTCGATCATATCCGAATGGCTGAGCCTGATGTTCCGCTGGCTGCACGTGATCGCGGCGGTGGCATGGATCGGCAGCTCGTTCTACTTCATCGCGCTCGATCTCAGCCTGAAGCCGCGCGACGGCCTGCCGAAGGGCGTGATGGGCGAGGCCTGGCAGGTGCATGGCGGCGGCTTTTACCACATCGTCAAATATCTGGTGGCGCCGGCGCAGATGCCGAGCGAATTGACCTGGTTCAAATGGGAGGCCTACACCACCTGGCTGTCCGGCTTCGTGCTGATGATCGTGGTGTATTATCTCAATGCCGACCTGTTCCTGGTCGACAAGTCGATCCTCGATCTCACGCCGCTGCAGGCCGGCCTGTTCAGCTTCGGCTCGCTGGCGCTGGCCTGGCTGCTCTACGAGGCGGCCTGCCGCGGCGGACTCGCCAAGCACGAGCTGCCCTTCGCGATCGGCGGCTACGTCTTCCTCGTTGCGCTCACCTTCGCCTTCACCCACGTGCTGAGCGGCCGGGGCGCCTTCAACCAGATCGGCGCGATCATCGGCACCATCATGGTCGCCAACGTGTTTACGGTGATCATTCCCAACCAGAAGAAGATCGTGGCCGCGCTGCTGGCGAACGAAGCGCCGGATCCCAAGCTCGGCAAGGCCGGCAAGGAGCGCTCGGTCCACAACAATTATCTCACGCTGCCGGTCGTGGTGCTGATGATCAGCAATCACTATCCGCTCCTGTTCGGCACCCGCTACAACTGGGCCATCGTTGCCATCGTGCTGGCGCTCGGTCCCGTGATCCGCCACTTCTTCAACGAGCGCCACAAGGGCAACCCGTCGCCATGGTGGGTCTGGGGCGTCGCTGGCGCCGGCATGATCGCGATCCTTTTGTTGTCCGCCGCGGGGCCCCGCGACGCCAAGACAGCCGCTGGCGGCGCACCGCCGAGCTTCGCACAGGTCGAGGAGATCGTGACCTCCCGCTGCAGCATGTGCCACGCCGCCGAACCCGTCTGGGACGGCATCGTCACCGCGCCCAAGGGCGTGCTGCTCGACAATGCCGAGCACATCCAGCGCAACGCGCGGCTGATCGCACGCAACGCCGCATGGTCCAGCGCCATGCCGCCCGGCAACATCACCGAGATCACCGCTGACGAACGTGCGGTGCTCGCTGCCTGGGCGGGTGGGCAGTAG
- a CDS encoding nucleobase:cation symporter-2 family protein: MSNDVHPVDEMLPVPKLLALGLQHVLVMYAGAVAVPLIIGRALKLPPEDVAFLISADLFACGLATLVQCIGFPGVGIRLPVMMGVTFASVGPMLSMAASPEIGLLGIYGSVIAAGLFGIIVAPFISRLLPLFPPVVTGTIILIIGISLMRVGINWAGGGLPTITKVVDGARGAFPNPDYGQLQGLGIALFVLLFILGLIKWGTGFVANVSVLLGIIAGAVVATVLGVMHFDKVAAAPWGALVFPFKFGIPQFSPVPIATMCIVMIVVMIESLGMFLALGEMTGKTVDREALSRGLRADGVGTLLGGLFNTFPYTSFSQNVGLVSVTGVRTRWVTITGGAIMLLLGLLPKMAALVEAVPQVVLGGAGLVMFGMVAATGARILATVDFKTNRFNLFIVAIAVGFGMIPLAAPGFFHNLPKDLQPLLESGILLCAVVAVLLNAFFNGLGSGKTAEADAAAAASSAQHV; encoded by the coding sequence ATGAGCAACGACGTTCATCCGGTCGACGAGATGCTGCCCGTGCCGAAGCTGCTGGCGCTCGGGCTGCAGCACGTGCTGGTGATGTATGCGGGCGCGGTTGCCGTGCCGCTGATCATCGGCCGCGCCCTGAAGCTGCCGCCGGAAGATGTCGCCTTCCTGATCAGCGCCGACCTGTTCGCCTGCGGCCTCGCCACGCTGGTGCAATGTATCGGCTTCCCCGGCGTCGGCATCCGCCTGCCGGTCATGATGGGCGTCACCTTCGCCTCCGTTGGCCCGATGCTGTCGATGGCCGCCTCGCCCGAAATCGGCCTGCTCGGCATCTATGGCTCGGTGATCGCCGCTGGCCTCTTCGGCATCATCGTCGCCCCCTTCATCAGCCGGCTGCTGCCGCTGTTTCCGCCTGTCGTGACCGGCACCATCATCCTGATCATCGGCATCTCGCTGATGCGCGTCGGCATCAACTGGGCCGGCGGCGGCCTGCCGACGATCACCAAGGTCGTCGACGGCGCGCGTGGCGCGTTTCCCAATCCCGACTATGGCCAGCTGCAGGGCCTCGGCATCGCGCTGTTCGTGCTGCTGTTCATCCTCGGCCTGATCAAATGGGGCACCGGCTTCGTCGCCAACGTCTCGGTGCTGCTCGGCATTATCGCCGGCGCGGTGGTCGCGACCGTGCTCGGCGTGATGCATTTCGACAAGGTCGCCGCGGCGCCGTGGGGCGCGCTGGTGTTTCCCTTCAAGTTCGGCATCCCGCAATTCTCGCCGGTGCCGATCGCGACGATGTGCATCGTCATGATCGTGGTGATGATCGAGTCGCTCGGCATGTTCCTCGCCCTCGGCGAGATGACCGGCAAGACCGTCGATCGCGAGGCGCTGTCGCGCGGCCTGCGCGCCGACGGCGTCGGCACGCTGCTCGGCGGCCTCTTCAACACCTTTCCCTATACGTCGTTCTCGCAGAATGTCGGCCTTGTCTCGGTCACCGGCGTGCGCACGCGCTGGGTCACGATCACCGGCGGCGCCATCATGCTGCTGCTCGGCCTGCTGCCGAAGATGGCCGCGCTGGTCGAAGCCGTGCCGCAGGTCGTGCTCGGCGGCGCCGGCCTCGTGATGTTCGGCATGGTGGCGGCGACCGGCGCGCGCATCCTCGCCACCGTCGACTTCAAGACCAACCGCTTCAACTTGTTCATCGTCGCGATCGCAGTCGGCTTCGGCATGATTCCGCTCGCGGCGCCCGGCTTCTTCCACAACCTGCCGAAGGACCTGCAGCCGCTGCTCGAGTCCGGCATCCTGCTCTGCGCCGTCGTCGCGGTGCTGCTGAACGCGTTCTTCAACGGGCTCGGCAGCGGTAAGACCGCGGAGGCCGACGCTGCGGCCGCGGCGTCCTCCGCGCAGCACGTGTGA